Proteins co-encoded in one Natronorubrum daqingense genomic window:
- a CDS encoding HemK2/MTQ2 family protein methyltransferase: MGLEDRRDLETDVYQPAEDSHLLASAVLEHLSVDETDLVLEVGTGSGYVAGRIDAETDARVVAADLNPHAVRQARTDGLEAVRADLVSPFADEAFDAVVFNPPYLPTDPDNEWDDWMERALSGGEDGRAVIDPFLEGVGRVLATGGVVYLLVSSLTGVDEVAAQAGEAGFSAVSVADESFPFETLTILALYR; the protein is encoded by the coding sequence ATGGGGCTCGAAGACAGACGCGACCTCGAGACCGACGTGTACCAGCCAGCAGAGGACTCTCACTTGCTCGCGAGTGCCGTCCTCGAGCACCTGTCAGTCGACGAAACCGATCTCGTTCTCGAGGTCGGCACGGGGTCGGGGTACGTCGCGGGTCGAATCGACGCCGAGACGGACGCGCGCGTCGTCGCCGCGGATCTGAATCCACACGCCGTTCGACAGGCTCGAACGGACGGACTCGAGGCGGTCCGAGCGGACCTCGTGTCGCCGTTCGCGGACGAGGCGTTCGACGCGGTCGTCTTCAACCCGCCGTACCTGCCGACGGACCCGGACAACGAGTGGGACGACTGGATGGAGCGCGCGCTCTCGGGCGGCGAGGACGGCCGCGCCGTCATCGATCCGTTTCTCGAGGGCGTCGGGCGCGTGCTCGCGACCGGCGGCGTGGTCTACTTGCTTGTCAGTAGTCTGACGGGCGTCGACGAGGTTGCAGCGCAAGCCGGCGAGGCTGGATTCAGCGCCGTTAGTGTTGCGGACGAGTCGTTTCCCTTCGAGACGTTGACGATCCTTGCGCTCTATCGCTAA